Proteins encoded together in one Penicillium digitatum chromosome 1, complete sequence window:
- a CDS encoding Formyltetrahydrofolate deformylase, putative, with protein sequence MPSSFILTLSGPDRPGIVHAVTAFLVQNNLNIIDSSQFGDPASERFFMRTQFAIASGGDETPALEKLRTAFEPTAESFSLDFEINPTVKKPRVLIMVSKIGHCLNDLLFRHSTGQLSIEVPLIVSNHPDFATLAATYNIPFHHLPVTADTKAQQEAQILELVNQHNVDLIVLARYMQVLSPTLCTAMSGRIINIHHSFLPSFKGAKPYHQAYDRGVKIIGATAHFVTSDLDEGPIIEQNVVRVNHGMSPRELTHAGSNVESNVLATAVKYVTERRVILNGHKTVVFN encoded by the coding sequence ATGCCTTCTAGCTTCATTTTGACTCTTTCCGGTCCTGATCGCCCGGGTATTGTCCACGCGGTCACTGCATTCCTCGTGCAGAACAACCTCAACATTATCGATTCGTCGCAATTTGGTGATCCTGCCTCTGAGCGTTTCTTTATGCGGACCCAATTTGCGATTGCAAGTGGAGGAGATGAAACTCCTGCACTTGAGAAATTGCGCACTGCCTTCGAGCCCACTGCCGAGTCATTCTCCCTCGACTTCGAGATCAACCCCACTGTGAAAAAGCCCCGCGTGCTGATCATGGTCTCCAAGATTGGCCACTGCCTCAACGACCTCCTATTTCGCCATTCCACCGGCCAGCTGAGTATTGAGGTGCCTCTAATCGTTTCCAACCACCCAGATTTCGCTACCCTCGCTGCAACCTATAATATCCCATTCCACCACCTCCCCGTCACCGCAGATACCAAGGCGCAGCAGGAGGCCCAGATTTTGGAATTGGTGAACCAACACAATGTTGATTTGATTGTGCTGGCTCGGTATATGCAGGTGCTGTCCCCGACTCTGTGTACCGCCATGTCCGGTCGCATTATCAACATCCACCACAGCTTCCTGCCCTCTTTCAAGGGTGCTAAGCCCTATCACCAGGCCTACGACCGTGGTGTGAAAATCATCGGTGCCACTGCCCATTTCGTCACCAGTGACCTGGATGAAGGCCCGATCATCGAACAGAATGTTGTTCGGGTCAACCATGGTATGAGCCCCCGGGAGCTGACACATGCCGGCAGCAACGTGGAGAGCAACGTACTCGCCACTGCTGTCAAGTACGTGACAGAGCGCCGTGTAATCTTGAACGGCCACAAGACTGTTGTCTTCAACTAA